The Bombus pascuorum chromosome 9, iyBomPasc1.1, whole genome shotgun sequence genome has a window encoding:
- the LOC132910547 gene encoding proline-rich protein 2-like: MSQPPSKPHGKPGPGGSWTPRPNVSGQYRPPSPYSPTGSPHPQRARGPPTPVHHAHPASPLTYTGMRHPMSPVPIGMPISPGMSPVFGSPTGYIQCPRPRWPSPIPVGSQAPRPFIPMQSLFRGTENLDGNWL; the protein is encoded by the exons ATGTCGCAGCCGCCGTCGAAACCCCATGGAAAACCCGGACCAGGGGGTAGCTGGACACCCAGACCGAACGTGTCTGGCCAGTACAGACCTCCTTCTCCTTACAGTCCCACGGGCTCGCCGCATCCTCAGCGAGCTCGAGGACCACCTACCCCGGTTCATCATGCTCATCCTGCGTCGCCCTTGACGTATACTGGAATGAGGCACCCGATGAGCCCAGTGCCGATTGGAATGCCGATTTCTCCTGGAATGTCGCCTGTTTTTGGATCGCCCACAGGATACATACAGTGCCCTAGACCCAGGTGGCCTTCACCGATTCCAGTAGGAAGTCAAGCGCCTAGACCTTTTATACCGATGCAG AGTTTATTTCGTGGTACTGAGAATTTGGATGGAAATTGGTTATGA